Genomic DNA from Chaetodon auriga isolate fChaAug3 chromosome 18, fChaAug3.hap1, whole genome shotgun sequence:
ACGTCATCACCGACAATCACAGTCTGAATATCAGGCTGCAAAAGATCCGTCTCTGAGGTGGCCTTAGTTTCTGAAACTGGAGCCAGAATGgtctgtgaagcagcagcttccAGGACGGATGACGTGGAAACAACTGACGCCAACGTGCCATCAGAGACAGGAACTGAGAGAGcgggaacagagagagagatggtggaAGCGTCTGAGGACAAGGGGAGAGGGTTAGCCATGGACATTGGTATAGAGAACGGGACAGGGATGGCGGATCCATCTAAGGAAATGACACTGGCCCCCGTGCCATCAGTGGTTACAATGGGCTGGATCTGGGTCCCAGGCGGCACCTCGGTGTGGATCACAGTGATCCCGCCAAGGGCGCCGTGGCTGACCAGAGCGATGGCCCCATGAGTGGCCCATTCAGCGGGGAGGGTGACTGGCTCAGCCGGCACCACAATGGAGTCCGTGTGGGTTTTACCAGGactggcagcagcatcagtgccagcagcagcaccaccacctccactctTTCTCGCGgcgctctttttctctcctgctcctgctttctctgtctttcccttcGGGGTGCTTTTGGGTTTCTTGTCCTCCACGTTTCCTTCCAGCACCACAAGGTAGGTTTTCCAAGGAGCATCTGAGTCATGAATCTGAACGTCAGAAgagtttgtgttattttcacagCAGTCTGATGGGTCAAAGTACTTGAAACACAACTTGGCACAACAAAACCGAATGCCTTAAAGTCAACACTGTTGATAGCACTTAAGATAAGCACTGCTCACCATAGTGTGCCTGCGAAGGGTGGACTTATCTGTAAAGGTGCGTTTACATAGACCACACATGTAGggcttctctcctgtgtggataCGCTGGTGCCTCTGGAGGGCATTGAGCTGGGTGAACTGCTTTTCACAGTCTTTACAGCTGTACGGACGCTCGCCTTCCAATCAGCAGACAGGTGACAATCACAtgtcaggaaacacacaaattaaacaaaagaagaaaactgctTTCTCAGCCGTAAAGGCAGATGATGCCTCCACATGAACATCAGCGTATATGTCGGTGTTTTTTACATTTACCTGTGTGTATCTTTAAATGCTGGTGGAGGGAATTCCTCTGGGCGAAGCCTCGCCCACACTGCTCGCACTTGTACGGCCTGGACCCCGTGTGGATGTTGGAGTGGTGTCTCAGGTATTCTTTAGATGCAAAGCTTTTCCCGCAGGCCTCACACATGAAGGGCTTCTCTCCTGCCAGGAGATAAAACAGCAAAGGAATCATCTTTTGACTTTTGGTCTGGTACGTGTAGATAACCTTGTCTTCACTGCGTCCACTCAAACTAAAGATGACGATGCAGACACCTcgacattttttaaatgacatcactCTTACCTGTGTGCGATCGCTTATGATAGGTCAACATGTGCTTCTGAGTGAACCGCGCGTCGCACTCGTCACATGGAAatggtttctctcctgtgtgagtcctacacacagtaaaacagacAAATTAAGTCTACTTTATACCTAAACGTATGTCAAAGCCGGTCACCTTTCTTAAGCATTTATACAACTCCAACTGTGGGTCATTTTACCAGCCATCATCGCTGCGTTCAGTACCTGCGGTGCATCTTGAGGGCAGAGTTCTGGGTGAATCTGGCCCCACAGTCCGTGCACTCGAAAGGCTTCACGCCAGTGTGTGTCCTCTTATGCAACAACAGGGCGGTTCTGGAGCTGAGCGACTTCCCGCACTCAGAGCAGACATGCCGCAGGTTGTTACGTTCATGCACCTGAGAAGCAACAGCGTTGTaagacagaaatgatgagaAAAAACCTGCAGATAAATACAATTTGCATACTTCTGTATTATGTTGCATGTGTTTTATCACAGCAATGATACTGTATGTGATTTCCAGATACAGGAAGCGTGTGGAATCCTTTAATCCTCACCTGTCTTTGATGGCGGACGACATCCTTCTTACGCTTGAAGGTCTTTGcgcaggagctgcaggaaaaaagCCTCTCAGTGCTGTGAACATGCTTCTCGTGGATCTTCAGGTTGCTACGGTTAGCGAAGGTCTGCAGGCAGGTCTCACAGCGGTAGACGGCATCTGCTTTTACTCCGTGGTACGTGCTGGCCGAGAGAGCAGAAACAGGCTGCAGCGATATCAGAGCGCAAATGATCTCAGCTATCATGATTAGATGCGCTGACCAGCTTTAGAGGCCAACTTGCCTTAAAAGTTTCACCCCAGTTAAGCACAGCGCAGTTAGAAAACGACCAGTTTCTTTGTGTATGgatgctttattattattattattatttattgttaaaCCCAAGAGCAAGTGTGTCCTACCTGATGTGCTTCAAGTAGCTTTTCTCATAGTGGAAGGTCCGCTGGCACTTATTACACTGGAACTGTGCCTTCGATGTTCTTTTAAATGTCTCTTTGGACcatgcctcctcttcttcttcttcttcttcttcttcctcttcctcctcctgctgctcctccagagaCAACAACAGCTTGTCTCCATGATCAATACTGTGCTCATTCTCCTCACCTTCCCAGTCATCCACATCACCGACTGGCATTTCCTCTGCTGACTCGTCTCCTTTCTCAGCCTGATTCTCGGCTTCAGTCCTGTAGTCAAACACATCCGTGTCTTCATTGCTAATTTGGTTTTCACTGTTAAAATCCTCCCTTTTACTATATAAACGTCTCTGAAGGACTTCACGGCCAGCTAAGGTCAGTTTTAGATTTTTTCCTTGTCTTGTGTCGTCCTTCGCTGTGCTCTTCGCCCCGCATCTTTTCGAAGCGTCTTTCTCTGAGCTCTGTGGAGAGCGCCGCCGCTTAAGAAGTAAGCTTTTTGCCTGCTTCTTCCCTTTggtccctttttctttcttggtGCCGCCTAAATCATCTTTTTCAGGCACCTCTGATGcagatgttttctttgcagGATTCTGTAGAATACCAGCACTCATGGCCTCACCACAAACATCTGCCAGATCCACACAGTCCAAAAACTGTGCGGCCGCTTGAACGTCACCAATCTTGTCTCGGGCCACTTCAACTTTTCCGGTGTACACAAACTCCAGAAACTTTGAGAAGTCATTGAAGTGCACATTTGAGAGTGACAACTTGTCTCGGGTGGCATCCTGAGAGAGAAGGATCCTCTTGAAGTAACCACTGGATGCTGCCAGCATCACCTGATGGGCCTGAAACTCCTGCACGTCCCCCTGGAAGTCTACCTGCACTGTGACGTCACTGAGGTGGCCCTGCAGCCTCAGCTggtgcagagaggacaggacgTTTTCATGGTGGGACTTAGAGGTGAGCTGGATGACTTGGACCCCCATAATGCATTTGTGCTGCTGAGAAGAACAACAAATGGAGGGATGGTTACATGTAATGCTTACGCTAGCTGTGTTTCATGGAggttgttcacacacacacacacggacatggTGCTACAATAATAGTGATCTCGGTATGCCAGTATTAAGCTAAATGCTTTGCGAGTTTGCTAAAATAACTAACCTTTCTGACATAAGGTGCACCTAAAAAACCTCACACCCCAGCATACAAAGCCTCACCGCCATGACTAAAGCCTGACTAGCGTTACATTTTTGTGCTTGGTAATGTTCACTGCTAACAGTAGCATCACAGACACAATGGCAGATAAGCTAGGTTAGCTAACGCTGACTGTCAACACGAAGCGAACTGGTCGGATATGCGACGACAGGCGTTCAacctacagcacacacagcgcGGTGGACGTTACGTACGGCAGCCAGTGaacaacacacatcaacacGGAGCAGGTTTTCTTACCGTAAGCTCGGTAAAATGGCAGCCCTTCACAAATGCTCTCCTCAGCGGAAGGTATTTCCTGGAGAAATCGCTCACGAAAACGGTATTTGTCTTTTTACAGAACGACATCCGGTGCCGATATGGCTGATGTGGGATCAGTGCTGCGTTTATGGTCATGTTTAAACTTTGGGTTTGCCGAGTTCATCGGCTGCTCCTGGATCATTTTAGCAGGTTTGTTTACAATAAGCGCAGACGGTTATCGCCTGGAAAATAGCGCCTCTGGCATTTATTTTAACTTTCCATTTGAGGGTTTCGTGGCATTACTGTCAAGCTAATTTAGCTAGATAACAATTTATGCATAACATTTTTTTTCGCTTTGCCTTACTTGcttccaaaataaaatactgtCCATTGCAatatcatttttaatttataGTAACTACTTAGCAATAATGTGTCGGACTTGTAACGCTACTATCTGCAATAGTTagtattttatttgaaatgaacCTCGGCTTCACTTCTTGTAATTGGCAACCTAAACACTAGAGCATTTGTTAGTGCATTACTGCCTCTTACCCGCACGGGGGCGCTATTATACAGAGAGCCACGACATGATATAAACTGCGAGTGTTGcattaaaaagcagctgagCCTGCCTTTAACAGTCAGATTTGCATTTTATTCAGCAACATCAGTTTCCACACAGACTACTCTCATTTTAGGGCATAGTTTCACCAGGCAGACCCACGTTTTAGGTATTAAACCTGCTGCTTAAAGAATAATTGTGTAGTACATGGATGTAATAGTAATGGTCTGGTGTAGTTATCAGAGTAGTTCCAAGAATAATACAAAGTATGCCAACATGCTGAAGGATTTAAACTAATTCATTTACATTCAGACCAGCATAAATCACCCAGGGGGTTGGaaaaaacatgctgtcattCCAAAGGTGTATGGAAAGCTACTTGAGGATTCACAGGGGTGCTGTTCTGCAGCTGccaaaggttttttttcttcttcttcttcctcttccagaGGAAATCCATACACCTTACATTTGTCTTAATGAATTCTGCAAGCTAGCAATCTGCTCTGTTCCGGTGActcatgctgctctgtggacCAAAGCTGTGCAGACTTCAGCTCTGACCTGGAACACTGTGTTCGTCTGGCTTTTATTACATTACTCCTCTGCCATACGCACACAATACAATAGTTTATAGATTACACTTTTCATACGACCGCTCCATCCCGATACATCTTTATATTAAGGCCCCACCTCATCTGCAGATGTAAATGATCTGTAACTGTATGCTCATGGGAATCAAAAGCATTTGCATAGATATTAATATGGTGTGAAGTATTACCATGAAAATAAGCCTGGAGTTTAATGGAATACTGAATTACTAT
This window encodes:
- the gzf1 gene encoding uncharacterized protein gzf1 isoform X2, with amino-acid sequence MGVQVIQLTSKSHHENVLSSLHQLRLQGHLSDVTVQVDFQGDVQEFQAHQVMLAASSGYFKRILLSQDATRDKLSLSNVHFNDFSKFLEFVYTGKVEVARDKIGDVQAAAQFLDCVDLADVCGEAMSAGILQNPAKKTSASEVPEKDDLGGTKKEKGTKGKKQAKSLLLKRRRSPQSSEKDASKRCGAKSTAKDDTRQGKNLKLTLAGREVLQRRLYSKREDFNSENQISNEDTDVFDYRTEAENQAEKGDESAEEMPVGDVDDWEGEENEHSIDHGDKLLLSLEEQQEEEEEEEEEEEEEEAWSKETFKRTSKAQFQCNKCQRTFHYEKSYLKHISTYHGVKADAVYRCETCLQTFANRSNLKIHEKHVHSTERLFSCSSCAKTFKRKKDVVRHQRQVHERNNLRHVCSECGKSLSSRTALLLHKRTHTGVKPFECTDCGARFTQNSALKMHRRTHTGEKPFPCDECDARFTQKHMLTYHKRSHTGEKPFMCEACGKSFASKEYLRHHSNIHTGSRPYKCEQCGRGFAQRNSLHQHLKIHTGERPYSCKDCEKQFTQLNALQRHQRIHTGEKPYMCGLCKRTFTDKSTLRRHTMIHDSDAPWKTYLVVLEGNVEDKKPKSTPKGKTEKAGAGEKKSAARKSGGGGAAAGTDAAASPGKTHTDSIVVPAEPVTLPAEWATHGAIALVSHGALGGITVIHTEVPPGTQIQPIVTTDGTGASVISLDGSAIPVPFSIPMSMANPLPLSSDASTISLSVPALSVPVSDGTLASVVSTSSVLEAAASQTILAPVSETKATSETDLLQPDIQTVIVGDDVSRKEQTAAGQQRTADNPLAEPKGALAQDAV
- the gzf1 gene encoding uncharacterized protein gzf1 isoform X1, translating into MTINAALIPHQPYRHRMSFCKKTNTVFVSDFSRKYLPLRRAFVKGCHFTELTQHKCIMGVQVIQLTSKSHHENVLSSLHQLRLQGHLSDVTVQVDFQGDVQEFQAHQVMLAASSGYFKRILLSQDATRDKLSLSNVHFNDFSKFLEFVYTGKVEVARDKIGDVQAAAQFLDCVDLADVCGEAMSAGILQNPAKKTSASEVPEKDDLGGTKKEKGTKGKKQAKSLLLKRRRSPQSSEKDASKRCGAKSTAKDDTRQGKNLKLTLAGREVLQRRLYSKREDFNSENQISNEDTDVFDYRTEAENQAEKGDESAEEMPVGDVDDWEGEENEHSIDHGDKLLLSLEEQQEEEEEEEEEEEEEEAWSKETFKRTSKAQFQCNKCQRTFHYEKSYLKHISTYHGVKADAVYRCETCLQTFANRSNLKIHEKHVHSTERLFSCSSCAKTFKRKKDVVRHQRQVHERNNLRHVCSECGKSLSSRTALLLHKRTHTGVKPFECTDCGARFTQNSALKMHRRTHTGEKPFPCDECDARFTQKHMLTYHKRSHTGEKPFMCEACGKSFASKEYLRHHSNIHTGSRPYKCEQCGRGFAQRNSLHQHLKIHTGERPYSCKDCEKQFTQLNALQRHQRIHTGEKPYMCGLCKRTFTDKSTLRRHTMIHDSDAPWKTYLVVLEGNVEDKKPKSTPKGKTEKAGAGEKKSAARKSGGGGAAAGTDAAASPGKTHTDSIVVPAEPVTLPAEWATHGAIALVSHGALGGITVIHTEVPPGTQIQPIVTTDGTGASVISLDGSAIPVPFSIPMSMANPLPLSSDASTISLSVPALSVPVSDGTLASVVSTSSVLEAAASQTILAPVSETKATSETDLLQPDIQTVIVGDDVSRKEQTAAGQQRTADNPLAEPKGALAQDAV